TTGCGTAAATTCATGTTGGCTCTGATATAATTAGCTGCATTGGCAATTTGTTCAGCTATTTTTATACCGGCCTCGGGTACTTTAACCTGCAATATGCGTGATTCTTTTTCAATGGATGGAAAATCAATATATAGGTAAATACAGCGTCTTTTTAGACCGTCCGAAAGCTCTCTTTCACCGTTGCTGGTAAGCACCACAATGGGAATGTGATTGGCCAATACAGTGCCCAGTTCGGGTATGGAAACTTGGAAGTCGGATAGAACCTCAAACAAAAAGGCCTCAAATTCCGCCTCCACCTTATCTACCTCATCAATGAGCAAAACATTTTTTTCACTGGCCCGGATAGCCCGGAGCAAAGGGCGTTCCAATAGATATTCCTCACTAAATAAATTACGCTCCAACTGTTCACCCGGTGCACCGTCCCGGGAAATTTGAATTTTAATCAGCTGACGCTGGTAATTCCACTCATATAGCGCCTTATTTTCATCCAGTCCTTCGTAGCACTGCAAACGTATTAAATTAGTATCAAATATAGCGGCCAGTACCTTGGCAATTTCAGTTTTGCCCACGCCGGGTGCGCCCTCAACCAGCAGCGGCTTGTTCAAGGTTAAGGCCAGGTAGACGGTTACCACTACCTCTTCTTCGCAAATATATCCTTCACGTTCCAATGCCTCACGTAATTCCGGAATGGTAATTGACATAAAAGACCCTCCAAATCTTAATTTTATGTTAGTCTTCATTTATAAATATAGCTGTACCATTTGTCCCAACCGATCAAATTTTACGGTCGCCGGCAAT
This genomic interval from Desulfoscipio sp. XC116 contains the following:
- a CDS encoding MoxR family ATPase — translated: MSITIPELREALEREGYICEEEVVVTVYLALTLNKPLLVEGAPGVGKTEIAKVLAAIFDTNLIRLQCYEGLDENKALYEWNYQRQLIKIQISRDGAPGEQLERNLFSEEYLLERPLLRAIRASEKNVLLIDEVDKVEAEFEAFLFEVLSDFQVSIPELGTVLANHIPIVVLTSNGERELSDGLKRRCIYLYIDFPSIEKESRILQVKVPEAGIKIAEQIANAANYIRANMNLRKKPSIAETIDWARALSALDVQTLDNDSVTKTLNVLLKNKDDQELLKNETGIDNLVQIANTRHEHGSHKHHVHENHKHP